ACGTCCGCCACGGCCACCGGCGCGATGCACAGGCTCAGCAGGTCCTCGGTCTGCTGCCACTCCAGCACGGCGACCCGCTCGGCGGGGGCGTCCAGCTCGACGGTGCGTCCGAGACCGTCGGTGACGCTGACCGGGCCGGTCGCGGTGGCGGTCCGGTCGGCCGCACAGGATTCGCTGAGCGCGGCGCCCTCGGCGGGGTCCCCTCCGGCGGTCTCGGGGATCTCGGTGGTGCCGCAGCCGGCCAGGGCTGTCATGGCGAGCAGGGCGGTGGCCGCGGCGAGGGCGCGGCGGGAGGTGCGGAACACAGAGGTCTCCTGGAGTGGGGAACGGGAGGGAGGAGTGCGGGCGGGCCGCCGCCCGGCTCAGGCCGACGCGGCGGCGGGGAGCGCGCGCCGGCTGCGCGCGTCGATGCGGAGCCGGCCGTCGAGGGCATCGACGGAGACGTCGATGGGGATGTCGTAGACGTGGCTGAGGTGCGCCGAGGTGAGGACCTCGTCGGTCTCTCCGGCGGCGTGGATGCGCCCTTCGTGCAGGAGCACCACCTGGTCGGCGATGCGCGCGGCGTGGTCGAGGTCGTGCAGCACGATCCCGACGGCGACGCCGTGGACCTCGGCGAGCTCCCGCACCAGGTCGAGCGTCTCGATCTGATAGCGGAGGTCGAGGTGGTTGGTGGGTTCGTCCAGCAGCACGATCGCGGTGTCCTGGGCGAGGCAGGAGGCGAGCCAGACGCGCTGCATCTCGCCGCCCGAGAGCTCGCCGACGGCGCGCGCGGCGAACTCCGTGATGCCTGTCAGGCGCATCGCATGGGCGATCGCGGCGCGGTCCGCCTCATCCAGTCCCGCGAACCGGCGGCGATGGGGGTGGCGACCGAAGGCGACCACGTCGCGGACCGAGAGTCCTTGCGGGGCGGTGCGGGTCTGGGTGAACAGCGTCAGCGCGCGTGCGAGCTCCTTGGCCCCGAGCAGATCCGTGCGGCGCTCCCCCTCCCCGTCGCTCAGGCGCGTCTGTCCGGCCTGGAGCGGGTGCAGCCGGGCCAGGGCGCGCAGGACGGTGGATTTCCCGCTGCCGTTGGGGCCGAGCAGCGCGGTGACGGCCCCCGGCCGCAGGGCGATCGAGACCTCGTGGACGACGGGGCTGCCGCCGTAGCTCAGGGTGAGCTGGTCACCGATGAGGACGGGGCGGGGGGCGGGGTCGGCGATCGGCACGAGGGAAGCCTACCCTTACCTAATTCGGTTCGTC
The window above is part of the Brachybacterium vulturis genome. Proteins encoded here:
- a CDS encoding ABC transporter ATP-binding protein, whose translation is MPIADPAPRPVLIGDQLTLSYGGSPVVHEVSIALRPGAVTALLGPNGSGKSTVLRALARLHPLQAGQTRLSDGEGERRTDLLGAKELARALTLFTQTRTAPQGLSVRDVVAFGRHPHRRRFAGLDEADRAAIAHAMRLTGITEFAARAVGELSGGEMQRVWLASCLAQDTAIVLLDEPTNHLDLRYQIETLDLVRELAEVHGVAVGIVLHDLDHAARIADQVVLLHEGRIHAAGETDEVLTSAHLSHVYDIPIDVSVDALDGRLRIDARSRRALPAAASA